The following are encoded in a window of Deltaproteobacteria bacterium genomic DNA:
- a CDS encoding DUF423 domain-containing protein, translated as MYKLWLLSSALFGLLTVALGAFGAHALKDVLEAYGKSIYEKAVHYQMFHALALMGVGLLQKNFEEINFSPAGWAFLAGVILFSGSLYLLAVTQIRWLGAITPIGGTAFIIGWAWLIYLLSKI; from the coding sequence ATGTATAAATTATGGCTGCTGTCGTCAGCTCTCTTTGGACTTTTGACTGTTGCTCTCGGCGCCTTTGGCGCCCATGCCCTTAAGGATGTTCTTGAGGCTTACGGGAAATCGATCTATGAAAAGGCGGTTCATTACCAGATGTTTCATGCCCTGGCCCTTATGGGTGTAGGCCTTTTGCAGAAAAATTTTGAAGAGATCAATTTTTCTCCCGCAGGGTGGGCCTTTTTGGCAGGGGTTATCCTTTTTTCAGGCAGTCTCTATCTTCTTGCCGTCACTCAAATCAGATGGCTTGGCGCCATCACACCCATCGGTGGGACAGCGTTTATAATCGGCTGGGCATGGCTCATTTATCTGCTGTCAAAGATCTGA
- a CDS encoding M48 family metalloprotease: MKELGREFLLEAKKELEFVTDLEIVSMVNSVGKELVAAAGSDPDYYNFFVIRENRINAFAVPGGYIFVYDGLIKNLNSIEGLAGVLAHEIAHVERNHHFKDARKVALADIATIAGIILGGLAGGSQPEASIAIAEASNISYKLKLSREHEEDADLFALRYLRKSRYHPSGLSDFFKKLSHQERLYSTDVIPTYLSTHPGVIERQVIVEALIKDLPAPEKAVKRGKWDWEKIRTMIKGVYNDGFDMQGTYDQRPDDRKYFLKGIYAFSANDYKRAIENLEKAIEINPYDAQYYAHLSSVYMQAQKKEKAREVALKCISLSRSYSAPFIVLGIDAKESSQHLSAEEYLTEALKLSPNNSFVYYHLAGVYHDLGRPDLSRYNLAEYYRLNIDPENAVRQLMMALEEPHGDEFGAMVRKKIDRLRREGM, translated from the coding sequence ATGAAGGAGCTTGGCAGGGAGTTTCTCCTGGAAGCGAAAAAAGAGTTGGAATTTGTGACGGACCTGGAAATCGTTTCAATGGTTAACAGTGTTGGGAAAGAGCTTGTTGCCGCTGCGGGAAGTGACCCCGACTATTATAATTTTTTTGTTATAAGAGAAAACAGGATTAATGCCTTTGCCGTTCCGGGAGGCTATATTTTTGTTTATGACGGGCTCATAAAAAACCTCAACAGCATAGAAGGTCTGGCCGGTGTGCTTGCTCATGAAATTGCTCATGTAGAGAGAAACCATCACTTCAAGGATGCAAGGAAAGTTGCGCTGGCGGATATTGCGACCATTGCCGGGATTATTTTAGGCGGTCTTGCCGGGGGAAGCCAGCCGGAGGCTTCAATTGCCATTGCAGAGGCGTCGAATATATCCTATAAGCTCAAGCTCAGCAGAGAGCATGAAGAAGATGCCGACCTCTTTGCATTGCGCTATCTTCGTAAAAGCCGGTATCATCCCTCGGGATTGTCCGATTTTTTTAAAAAATTATCTCATCAGGAGAGGCTCTATTCTACTGATGTAATACCTACTTACCTTTCCACCCATCCCGGTGTTATCGAACGTCAGGTAATCGTTGAAGCGCTTATAAAAGACCTCCCTGCTCCGGAAAAGGCGGTAAAGAGGGGTAAGTGGGACTGGGAAAAAATAAGAACCATGATCAAAGGTGTTTATAACGATGGCTTTGATATGCAGGGAACTTATGATCAACGGCCTGATGACAGGAAGTATTTTTTAAAGGGTATCTATGCCTTCAGCGCCAATGATTATAAACGCGCTATTGAAAACCTTGAAAAAGCGATAGAAATAAATCCCTATGACGCTCAATATTACGCCCACCTTTCGAGTGTCTATATGCAGGCACAGAAAAAAGAGAAAGCCAGGGAAGTAGCCTTAAAATGTATAAGTCTTTCGCGATCTTACTCTGCACCCTTCATCGTGCTTGGCATCGACGCAAAGGAGAGTTCACAGCATCTTTCCGCCGAAGAATACCTGACGGAAGCATTAAAGTTAAGTCCCAATAATTCCTTTGTTTATTATCATCTGGCGGGCGTTTATCATGACCTTGGCCGGCCTGACCTGAGCCGCTACAACCTGGCTGAATATTATCGGCTTAATATTGATCCCGAGAATGCTGTCAGGCAGTTAATGATGGCGCTGGAAGAGCCTCATGGTGATGAATTCGGAGCGATGGTCAGAAAAAAAATAGACAGGTTAAGAAGAGAAGGCATGTAG
- a CDS encoding DUF924 domain-containing protein, producing MEGFDFQLVIDFWFHEIAPASRWKKDPSFDALIRKRFLSFHTAAAGGELFHWREEPEGRLAEIIILDQFSRNIFRGKPASFLYDSMSLILAQEALAAGIDSALPPDKKAFIYMPFMHSESALIHEIALKLFSQPGLESNLDWEIKHKAVIDRFGRYPHRNEILGRKSTTEELAFLAQRGSSF from the coding sequence TTGGAGGGCTTTGATTTTCAGCTTGTCATTGATTTCTGGTTTCACGAGATAGCGCCTGCCAGCCGATGGAAAAAGGACCCTTCTTTTGATGCGCTTATCAGGAAAAGGTTCTTATCATTTCATACTGCCGCCGCAGGTGGTGAACTCTTTCACTGGAGAGAAGAGCCTGAAGGAAGGCTTGCCGAAATAATAATCCTTGACCAGTTTTCGAGAAATATATTCAGGGGGAAGCCCGCTTCCTTCCTTTATGATTCCATGTCTCTCATTCTCGCCCAGGAGGCGCTTGCCGCAGGTATTGACTCGGCCCTGCCACCTGATAAAAAGGCATTTATCTATATGCCCTTTATGCACAGTGAATCAGCTCTAATTCATGAAATAGCCCTGAAACTTTTTAGTCAGCCCGGACTTGAATCAAACCTGGACTGGGAGATTAAGCATAAAGCCGTTATTGACCGGTTCGGCCGTTATCCGCATAGAAATGAAATTTTAGGAAGAAAGTCGACGACGGAAGAACTGGCTTTTCTTGCTCAGCGGGGATCATCTTTTTGA
- the alaC gene encoding alanine transaminase: MEEFYRIKRLPPYVFDIVNKYKMEKRRQGEDIIDFGIGNPDNPTPRHIVDKLVEAAQDPRNHRYSLSKGIPGIRKAISNWYKNRYDVDIDPETEAIATIGSKEGLSHLTLAIIAPGDLVLVPNPTYPIHTYGVVIAGGDVRSIPTAPGRDFFADLLDAFKQSWPRPKILLLNFPHNPTTAVVELDFFEKVVDFAREHDLIVIHDLAYADIVFDGYKAPSFMQAKGAKDVGVEFFTLSKSYNMPGWRVGFCVGNKRIINALGRIKSYLDYGMFQPIQIAATVALNGPQDCVQEICETYRKRRNVLVEGMNRIGWQVEKPKASMFVWAEIPDQFKEMGSLEFSKLLIKEAKVAASPGIGFGEYGDEFVRFGLVENEHRIRQAVRGIKKIF; this comes from the coding sequence TTGGAAGAGTTTTACAGGATAAAGAGACTGCCGCCTTATGTTTTTGACATTGTCAATAAATACAAGATGGAGAAAAGACGCCAGGGTGAGGACATTATTGATTTCGGGATAGGAAATCCCGACAACCCGACACCCCGGCATATCGTTGACAAATTGGTAGAGGCAGCGCAAGACCCGAGAAACCACCGCTACTCCCTCTCAAAGGGCATCCCCGGGATTAGAAAGGCCATCAGCAACTGGTACAAAAACAGGTATGATGTCGATATCGACCCTGAAACGGAAGCCATCGCAACCATCGGTTCGAAGGAAGGACTCTCTCACCTGACGCTGGCTATTATTGCGCCGGGCGATCTTGTGCTCGTCCCTAATCCGACTTACCCAATCCATACCTACGGCGTCGTCATTGCCGGCGGGGACGTACGAAGTATACCGACAGCTCCGGGAAGAGATTTTTTTGCAGACCTTCTCGATGCTTTCAAGCAAAGCTGGCCGAGACCGAAGATACTCCTTTTAAACTTTCCCCACAATCCAACGACGGCTGTTGTAGAACTCGATTTTTTTGAAAAGGTCGTCGACTTTGCCAGGGAACATGATCTTATTGTTATTCACGATCTTGCCTATGCCGATATCGTATTTGACGGGTACAAGGCGCCGAGCTTTATGCAGGCCAAAGGGGCAAAGGATGTGGGCGTCGAGTTTTTTACCCTTTCCAAAAGCTATAATATGCCCGGCTGGAGAGTCGGTTTTTGTGTGGGAAACAAGAGGATCATCAACGCCCTTGGAAGAATCAAAAGCTACCTCGATTACGGCATGTTCCAGCCTATCCAGATAGCAGCCACAGTGGCCCTCAACGGCCCGCAGGACTGTGTACAGGAAATATGCGAAACTTACAGAAAAAGGAGAAATGTCCTCGTCGAAGGGATGAACAGGATCGGCTGGCAGGTTGAAAAACCGAAGGCCAGCATGTTTGTCTGGGCTGAGATTCCGGACCAGTTCAAGGAGATGGGATCACTCGAATTCAGCAAGCTCCTCATTAAGGAGGCAAAAGTCGCTGCCTCACCGGGTATCGGCTTTGGTGAGTATGGTGATGAATTTGTGCGATTCGGTCTTGTTGAAAATGAGCACAGAATCCGTCAGGCCGTGCGTGGTATAAAGAAAATATTCTAG
- the lipA gene encoding lipoyl synthase, translating into MIAAESKDKRLPPWLKRQVGKSEKVADLKRILRENNLHTVCEEARCPNLGECFEQKRATFLILGDYCTRGCGFCSVKEGRPLPPEPDEPQKVAAAAARMGAKYVVITSVTRDDLPDGGSKQFAHTIDAIRKLLSDSSIEALTPDFGGDIEAIDRVCHAGPDVYNHNVETVPSLYPEVRPRAEYERSLDLIRHVKKSYPSIMTKSGLMLGFGEKRDEVITLLEDLKNAGCDLVTIGQYMRPTKNNLQVVEYVKPEVFKELECIGKEMGFAGIFSGPLVRSSFNAEEFRMSIDS; encoded by the coding sequence ATGATCGCCGCTGAATCAAAAGATAAACGCCTTCCGCCATGGCTAAAAAGACAAGTTGGAAAAAGCGAAAAGGTGGCAGACCTCAAACGGATTTTAAGGGAAAACAACCTGCACACCGTCTGTGAAGAAGCGAGATGCCCTAACCTGGGTGAATGTTTTGAGCAGAAAAGAGCGACCTTTCTTATCCTTGGAGATTACTGCACCAGGGGGTGCGGCTTCTGCTCGGTAAAAGAGGGACGTCCCCTTCCGCCGGAACCTGATGAACCGCAAAAAGTCGCAGCGGCAGCGGCAAGGATGGGAGCCAAATATGTAGTTATAACATCGGTAACACGTGATGATCTTCCCGATGGCGGATCGAAACAATTCGCCCATACCATAGACGCTATCAGGAAATTGCTGAGTGATTCTTCCATCGAAGCGCTGACCCCCGATTTCGGGGGGGATATTGAGGCCATAGACAGGGTATGCCATGCAGGACCGGATGTCTACAACCATAATGTCGAAACCGTTCCGTCCCTTTACCCTGAAGTAAGGCCCCGGGCGGAATATGAAAGGTCCCTTGACCTTATTAGACATGTAAAGAAAAGCTACCCGTCCATAATGACAAAATCAGGGCTTATGCTGGGTTTTGGCGAAAAAAGGGATGAGGTAATCACCCTGCTGGAAGATCTTAAAAATGCCGGCTGCGACCTCGTAACGATAGGACAGTACATGAGACCAACGAAGAACAACCTTCAGGTTGTTGAATATGTTAAACCGGAAGTTTTTAAGGAGCTTGAATGCATCGGAAAGGAGATGGGCTTTGCAGGCATTTTTTCCGGCCCCCTTGTTAGAAGTTCCTTCAATGCTGAAGAGTTCAGGATGTCCATTGATTCTTAA